Proteins encoded together in one Coffea arabica cultivar ET-39 chromosome 2c, Coffea Arabica ET-39 HiFi, whole genome shotgun sequence window:
- the LOC113726042 gene encoding squamosa promoter-binding protein 1, which translates to MEASKAEGKRSMKQVAAEEDGDDDEDVGEESKKRRALTLSGEKATGISGPIQPSCQVDDCSADMKDSKPYHRRHKVCEHHSKAPIVLVAGVRQRFCQQCSRFHDLSEFDEAKRSCRRRLAGHNERRRKSSYDSRGEG; encoded by the exons ATGGAAGCAAGCAAAGCAGAAGGGAAGAGGAGCATGAAACAGGTGGCGGCGGAGGAGGATggagatgatgatgaagatgttgGGGAGGAGAGTAAGAAGAGAAGAGCATTGACCCTCTCCGGAGAAAAGGCCACCGGCATATCAGGGCCAATCCAACCTTCTTGTCAAGTTGATGACTGCTCTGCTGATATGAAGGATTCCAAGCCATATCATCGTCGCCACAAGGTCTGTGAGCATCACTCCAAGGCCCCAATTGTCCTCGTTGCCGGAGTCAGGCAACGCTTCTGTCAGCAATGCAGCAG GTTTCATGATTTATCAGAGTTTGACGAAGCTAAGAGGAGTTGTCGCAGACGCCTGGCAGGCCACAATGAACGTCGCCGCAAAAGCTCTTACGACTCCCGTGGAGAAGGGTAA
- the LOC113726041 gene encoding mitochondrial arginine transporter BAC1 has translation MGESSMYKEYVAGMWAGVATVIVGHPFDTVKVKLQKHNTAANGIKYKNGLHCTARILKTEGVQGLYRGATSSFLGMAFESSLAFGIYSQTKQLLQGGFHSDKPQPQAIIPAGAFAGSIISSILCPTELVKCRMQVQGTDSLISYSSRYNSPLDCAIKTVKAEGPTGIFRGGYTTLLRESLGNASFFTTYEYVRYYMHLQLKDASPHQTHLIDVGIGIMSGGLGGIACWCVVLPFDVAKTIIQTTPDKISTRNPFQVLTSIYRRSGLRGCYAGLGPTVVRAFPANAAAIVTWELAVKMLGIKRD, from the exons ATGGGGGAGAGTTCAATGTATAAAGAATATGTGGCAGGTATGTGGGCAGGCGTTGCAACTGTCATTGTTGGTCATCCTTTTGACACTGTCAAG GTCAAGCTCCAAAAGCACAATACAGCAGCTAACGGGATAAAGTACAAGAATGGCCTGCATTGTACTGCTAGAATACTGAAGACTGAAGGA GTTCAAGGTCTCTATCGAGGTGCAACGTCTTCTTTTCTGGGAATGGCTTTTGAAAGTTCACTTGCTTTTGGCATTTACTCTCAAACAAAACAGCTCCTGCAG GGCGGATTTCATAGTGATAAGCCGCAGCCTCAGGCGATTATTCCTGCTGGAGCTTTTGCTGGATCTATTATTAGTTCTATACTCTGTCCAACGGAGCTTGTGAAG TGTAGGATGCAAGTTCAAGGCACAGATTCCTTGATCTCATATTCCAGTAGATACAATAGTCCTCTTGACTGTGCCATTAAAACAGTAAAAGCTGAGGGG CCTACAGGCATTTTTCGGGGAGGATACACAACCTTGCTTAGAGAATCGTTGGGTAATGCATCTTTCTTTACCACTTATGAATATGTTCGCTACTACATGCACTTGCAACTGAAAGATGCTTCCCCTCATCAGACCCACTTGATTGATGTGGGAATCGGGATAATGAGTGGTGGTCTTGGTGGTATAGCA TGCTGGTGTGTTGTCCTTCCTTTTGATGTTGCAAAAACCATTATACAGACTACCCCTGATAAAATCTCTACAAGAAATCCATTTCAGGTCTTAACCTCG ATTTACAGGAGATCCGGGCTTAGAGGATGCTATGCGGGACTGGGTCCTACTGTGGTAAGGGCATTTCCTGCTAATGCTGCTGCAATTGTCACATGGGAGCTAGCTGTGAAAATGCTGGGGATCAAGCGTGATTAG